A single window of Nicotiana sylvestris chromosome 3, ASM39365v2, whole genome shotgun sequence DNA harbors:
- the LOC104212468 gene encoding allene oxide synthase 3-like — translation MASSDISKLPLKEIPGDYGLPFFGAIKDRYDFHYNQGADAFFRTRMKNYQSTVFRTNVPPGPFNAPNSKVIVLVDAVSYPILFDNSKVDKENYFEGTFMSSTAFNGGYKVCGFLGTTDPKHSTLKGLFLSTLAKLHDKFIPIFISSISELFTSLEKELSEKGSSYFNPISDNLSFEFLFRLFCEGRSPTDTSLGTGGPKAVDKWVFFQLAPLISLGIKFVPNFLEDLVLHTFPLPYFPVKSDHQKLYNAFYNNMGSILDEAEKLGVKRDEACHNYVFLAGFNSYGGMKVFFPALIKWVGTAGLSLHSRLANEIRTTVKTEGGVTFAALEKMTLVKSVVYETLRMDPPVPFQTVKARKDIVITSHDASFLVKKDELIFGYQPLATRDPKVFKNPEEFNADRFVGDGEKLLKYVYWSNGKETDDPTVNDKQCPGKDLIVLLGRIFLVELFLRYDTFEIEFGKLLLGSKVTFKSVTKATS, via the coding sequence ATGGCTTCTTCTGATATTTCAAAGCTTCCTTTAAAAGAAATCCCAGGTGATTATGGTCTCCCCTTTTTCGGGGCAATAAAGGATCGCTATGACTTCCATTACAACCAAGGTGCTGATGCTTTTTTCAGGACTCGCATGAAAAATTACCAATCCACTGTCTTTAGAACTAACGTTCCCCCTGGCCCTTTCAATGCCCCTAACTCCAAAGTCATCGTCCTTGTCGATGCTGTTAGTTACCCCATCCTTTTTGATAACTCAAAAGTTGATAAGGAAAACTATTTTGAAGGCACTTTCATGTCTTCCACTGCTTTCAATGGTGGTTATAAGGTGTGTGGTTTTCTTGGAACTACTGATCCCAAACACTCCACACTTAAAGGCCTTTTCTTATCCACACTTGCTAAGCTGCATGACAAATTCATCCCCATCTTTATTAGCTCAATCTCTGAGCTATTTACCAGCCTTGAAAAAGAATTGTCCGAGAAAGGATCATCATACTTCAACCCCATCAGTGATAACCTTTCCTTTGAATTCCTCTTCCGTTTGTTCTGTGAGGGAAGAAGTCCAACTGATACAAGTCTTGGCACTGGCGGACCAAAAGCTGTTGACAAATGGGTCTTCTTTCAGTTGGCTCCATTGATATCTCTAGGCATCAAGTTTGTACCAAACTTCCTTGAAGATTTGGTTTTGCACACTTTTCCCTTACCATATTTCCCTGTGAAATCTGACCACCAGAAACTATATAATGCTTTTTATAACAACATGGGGTCTATTTTAGATGAAGCTGAGAAGCTTGGAGTGAAAAGGGATGAAGCTTGCCATAACTATGTTTTCCTAGCAGGGTTCAATTCGTATGGTGGCATGAAAGTGTTCTTCCCAGCTTTGATCAAGTGGGTTGGAACTGCAGGACTAAGTTTACACAGTCGGCTCGCGAATGAAATCAGGACTACCGTTAAAACAGAAGGAGGGGTCACTTTTGCAGCACTGGAGAAGATGACACTGGTTAAGTCAGTGGTGTATGAGACCTTGCGAATGGATCCTCCAGTTCCATTTCAAACTGTAAAGGCCAGAAAAGATATAGTCATCACTAGCCATGATGCATCATTCTTGGTAAAAAAAGATGAATTAATATTTGGGTATCAGCCGCTGGCCACAAGGGACCCCAAAGTTTTTAAGAACCCAGAGGAGTTTAATGCAGATAGATTTGTGGGGGATGGAGAGAAATTGCTCAAGTATGTGTACTGGTCAAATGGTAAGGAGACGGATGATCCAACTGTGAATGATAAACAGTGTCCTGGTAAAGATCTTATAGTGCTCTTGGGCAGGATATTCTTGGTGGAGCTTTTCCTGCGTTATGATACTTTTGAAATTGAATTTGGAAAGCTCCTGCTTGGTTCTAAGGTGACTTTTAAGTCAGTAACCAAGGCAACATCTTAA